A section of the Enterococcus montenegrensis genome encodes:
- the acpS gene encoding holo-ACP synthase, with amino-acid sequence MIKGIGIDAVELSRIRKIITDKPQFASRVLTPKELAIFQQLPFKRQVEFLGGRYACKEAFSKAWGTGIGKVTFQELEILPDELGAPKMTASPYIGQVFVSITHTDETAFAQILLAE; translated from the coding sequence ATGATAAAAGGAATTGGCATCGACGCGGTTGAGTTAAGTCGAATTAGAAAAATTATTACAGATAAGCCACAATTTGCTAGTCGGGTGTTAACACCAAAAGAATTAGCGATTTTTCAGCAATTGCCTTTTAAACGGCAGGTTGAATTTTTAGGCGGCCGCTATGCTTGTAAAGAAGCATTTTCAAAAGCATGGGGTACAGGTATAGGAAAAGTAACTTTTCAAGAACTAGAGATTCTGCCAGATGAATTAGGGGCGCCCAAAATGACCGCTTCTCCTTATATTGGGCAAGTATTTGTTAGTATTACCCACACAGATGAAACAGCATTTGCGCAAATCTTATTAGCAGAGTAA
- the alr gene encoding alanine racemase: MVTSIHRPTKAIINLNAIVKNIQNILQQLPQTTNLFAVVKADGYGHGATAVAHAALKGGASGFCVATIDEGIELREAGITQPILVLGLVEISYLQLLSEYDLAFPVATVEWLQEAFEMLQVEQLPRPLKIHLKVDTGMGRIGFLAPESVNEAVRLMEAIPQMKWEGIFTHFATADQADKTYYETQKNRFLAVLENLPYQPRYVHDSNSATALWHEPIGNLVRYGVALYGLNPSGHTLTAPYQLEPALELVSQIVQVKQLPTGSGIGYGETYITPQAEWIGTIPIGYADGWLRKLQGFSVLVDGKLCEIVGRVCMDQIMVRLPGEVAVGTKVTLVGKNGGEAITLEEVAEKLETIHYEVACGISPRVPREYIE, encoded by the coding sequence GTGGTTACATCGATTCACCGTCCGACAAAAGCGATTATAAATTTAAATGCAATTGTAAAAAATATTCAAAATATCTTACAGCAATTACCGCAAACTACAAATCTTTTTGCAGTAGTTAAAGCAGATGGATATGGTCATGGTGCCACAGCAGTAGCTCATGCCGCATTAAAAGGTGGCGCCAGTGGTTTTTGTGTCGCAACGATTGATGAGGGCATTGAATTACGTGAAGCAGGCATTACCCAGCCGATTTTAGTTTTAGGATTGGTGGAGATTAGTTATCTTCAGCTATTAAGTGAATACGATTTGGCTTTTCCAGTTGCGACGGTAGAGTGGCTACAGGAGGCTTTTGAAATGCTTCAGGTAGAACAATTGCCACGACCGTTGAAAATACATTTAAAAGTTGATACGGGCATGGGACGGATTGGATTTTTAGCTCCTGAAAGTGTCAATGAGGCCGTTCGTTTAATGGAAGCGATACCGCAAATGAAGTGGGAAGGGATTTTCACGCATTTTGCTACTGCAGATCAAGCAGATAAAACGTATTATGAAACCCAAAAAAATCGCTTTTTAGCGGTTTTAGAGAACTTACCCTATCAACCTCGTTATGTCCATGATAGTAATAGCGCAACAGCACTATGGCATGAGCCAATTGGTAATTTAGTTCGTTATGGCGTGGCTTTATATGGCTTGAATCCTTCTGGACATACATTAACAGCACCTTATCAATTAGAGCCAGCTTTAGAATTAGTGTCTCAAATTGTTCAGGTGAAACAATTACCGACAGGAAGCGGCATTGGTTACGGTGAAACGTATATTACACCCCAGGCAGAGTGGATTGGAACTATTCCAATTGGATATGCTGATGGTTGGTTGCGAAAATTACAAGGATTTAGCGTTCTAGTTGACGGGAAACTTTGTGAAATTGTTGGTCGTGTATGCATGGATCAAATTATGGTTCGCTTACCTGGTGAAGTAGCTGTAGGCACAAAAGTAACGCTGGTTGGGAAAAATGGTGGAGAAGCGATCACACTTGAGGAAGTTGCAGAAAAATTAGAGACAATTCACTACGAAGTTGCTTGCGGTATTTCACCGCGGGTACCACGGGAATATATTGAATGA
- a CDS encoding type II toxin-antitoxin system PemK/MazF family toxin, producing MVKRGDIFFADLSPVVGSEQGGIRPVLIIQNDRGNHFSPTVIVAAITAKMAKPKLPTHVGIKAAESGINKDSVILLEQIRTIDKSRLKEKVCVLDSVTMKAVDRALRISVGLADLTPALHQQDT from the coding sequence ATGGTGAAACGCGGAGATATTTTCTTTGCTGATTTGTCACCGGTTGTTGGATCTGAACAAGGCGGCATTCGCCCAGTATTAATTATCCAAAACGATCGGGGCAATCATTTTAGTCCAACCGTAATTGTTGCAGCTATTACGGCTAAAATGGCAAAACCAAAGCTACCAACTCATGTCGGCATCAAGGCGGCAGAAAGTGGTATTAATAAAGATTCGGTAATTTTGTTAGAACAGATTCGCACGATTGACAAAAGTCGCTTAAAGGAAAAAGTCTGTGTGTTGGATTCTGTTACGATGAAAGCAGTGGATCGGGCATTACGTATCAGTGTCGGGCTGGCGGATTTAACGCCTGCTTTGCATCAGCAGGATACATAA
- the cshA gene encoding degradosome RNA helicase CshA produces MKFNELNLSPELLQSVERAGFEEATPIQEATIPLALAGRDVIGQAQTGTGKTAAFGLPMLEKIDTNNHTLQGLVIAPTRELAIQTQEELYRLGRDKKIRVQAVYGGADIGRQIRGLKDRPHIVVGTPGRMLDHINRHTLKLGTVRTLVLDEADEMLNMGFLEDIEKIISQVPEERQTLLFSATMPPAIKNIGVKFMKNPEHVQIKAKEMTADLIDQYYVRAKDFEKFDVMTRLLDVQTPELAIVFGRTKRRVDELARGLEARGYRAEGIHGDLSQQKRMSVLRAFKSGQLDILVATDVAARGLDISGVTHVYNYDIPQDPESYVHRIGRTGRAGKGGMSVTFVTPNEMSYLHVIENLTKKRMSPLRPPTEKEAFKGQLGAAVQQVEDGLKENGLERYMTTAEKLIEGYDPEVLVALLLKTIAKDPADAVPVKITPERPLPSGKKGFNKNGRRSGGGGSNNRNRKDGGNYRNKNKNSHYNKEGQKRNDRRRDDRRQNDGGGKRSFVIRNNQD; encoded by the coding sequence TTGAAATTTAACGAACTTAATTTATCACCTGAATTATTGCAATCTGTCGAGCGGGCCGGCTTTGAAGAAGCAACTCCAATCCAAGAAGCAACAATTCCTTTAGCACTAGCAGGTCGCGATGTAATCGGTCAAGCACAAACCGGTACTGGTAAAACAGCGGCGTTTGGTCTACCGATGTTAGAAAAAATTGATACAAATAACCACACATTGCAAGGACTTGTTATTGCACCTACTCGTGAGCTTGCGATTCAAACGCAAGAAGAATTGTACCGTCTAGGACGAGACAAAAAAATCCGCGTCCAAGCTGTATACGGTGGCGCCGATATTGGCCGTCAAATTCGCGGCTTAAAAGATCGTCCCCATATTGTTGTTGGGACACCTGGTCGGATGCTTGACCACATTAACCGTCACACATTGAAATTAGGAACTGTTCGCACATTAGTCTTAGACGAAGCTGACGAAATGTTGAACATGGGCTTTTTAGAAGATATTGAAAAAATTATCTCTCAAGTTCCTGAAGAACGCCAAACATTACTATTTTCTGCTACGATGCCCCCAGCTATTAAAAATATTGGCGTAAAATTCATGAAAAATCCTGAACACGTTCAAATTAAAGCCAAAGAAATGACAGCTGATTTGATTGATCAATATTATGTTCGGGCCAAAGATTTTGAAAAATTTGATGTAATGACGCGCTTATTAGATGTTCAAACACCAGAACTTGCGATCGTTTTCGGACGCACGAAACGTCGTGTTGATGAATTGGCACGTGGCCTAGAAGCGCGGGGTTACCGTGCTGAAGGTATCCATGGTGATTTGTCACAACAAAAACGGATGAGTGTTTTACGCGCTTTTAAATCAGGCCAATTGGATATTTTAGTTGCGACTGACGTTGCTGCTCGCGGTTTGGATATTTCCGGTGTAACACATGTTTACAACTACGATATCCCACAAGATCCAGAAAGCTATGTTCACCGTATCGGCCGTACTGGTCGTGCCGGTAAAGGCGGAATGTCAGTAACTTTTGTAACACCAAATGAAATGAGCTACTTGCACGTTATTGAAAACTTAACGAAAAAACGGATGTCACCATTACGTCCACCAACCGAAAAAGAAGCTTTCAAAGGTCAACTAGGTGCTGCGGTACAACAAGTTGAAGATGGGTTGAAAGAAAACGGTTTGGAACGTTACATGACTACAGCAGAAAAATTAATTGAAGGCTATGATCCAGAAGTTTTAGTCGCTTTATTGCTAAAAACTATCGCAAAAGATCCAGCTGATGCTGTACCGGTTAAAATTACACCAGAACGTCCTTTACCAAGTGGTAAAAAAGGCTTCAATAAAAATGGTCGTCGCAGTGGTGGTGGCGGTAGCAACAATCGCAATCGTAAAGATGGCGGGAACTACCGTAACAAAAATAAAAATAGCCACTATAACAAAGAAGGCCAAAAACGCAACGATCGCCGGCGCGATGACCGTCGTCAAAATGACGGTGGCGGAAAACGCAGCTTTGTTATTCGCAACAATCAAGATTAA
- a CDS encoding sortase domain-containing protein, with protein sequence MLKKLWNKRATKLIILCLGALVAFLAFDFYTSGTTYGSNSAAAQTPSDIIAPTITGDAAITLERGTSFNPADHFTVTDDQDENPTLEVQTPVDTSVVGVTPVLLTAKDELGNTSTKQIIVNVVDTAAEEKAKAEAEKKAKEEQAKKEAAAKKEAEEKAAKEQEMAAQVENTQQNTVSNQTSSNTNETKNEAAPKENVNNNSQNNNQTANSSNSNQNSAPAAPATIQPMQLEINGKFINYQNAGQGSGQAIIDADHSRAATWGGAAVQSGDDGLNTHIIAHNPGAFDVIFTLAIGSQFRISDANGKVTTYTVNEITQVDDEAYRLSDGADYWDKMIGTGGGERVTLQACINDIHNLVVFASK encoded by the coding sequence ATGTTAAAGAAATTATGGAATAAAAGGGCAACAAAATTAATCATCCTTTGTTTAGGCGCTCTTGTTGCATTTCTTGCTTTTGACTTTTATACTTCTGGCACTACATACGGTAGCAACTCGGCAGCAGCACAAACACCAAGTGACATCATTGCACCAACAATCACAGGTGATGCTGCCATCACATTAGAACGAGGAACAAGTTTCAATCCTGCGGACCACTTTACAGTAACCGACGATCAAGACGAAAATCCTACTTTGGAAGTTCAAACACCCGTAGATACCTCAGTTGTCGGTGTTACACCGGTCTTACTAACTGCTAAAGATGAACTTGGCAATACCAGTACAAAACAAATTATCGTTAATGTCGTTGACACTGCAGCTGAAGAAAAAGCCAAAGCTGAGGCTGAAAAAAAAGCCAAAGAGGAACAGGCTAAAAAAGAAGCTGCTGCTAAAAAAGAGGCTGAAGAAAAAGCCGCTAAAGAACAAGAAATGGCAGCACAAGTTGAAAACACGCAACAAAACACAGTTTCAAACCAAACTAGTTCAAATACAAATGAAACTAAAAATGAGGCAGCACCAAAAGAAAACGTTAACAATAATTCGCAAAATAATAATCAAACAGCAAATTCAAGTAACTCAAATCAAAATTCTGCTCCAGCTGCTCCTGCCACAATTCAACCCATGCAATTGGAAATTAACGGAAAATTTATCAACTATCAAAATGCCGGACAAGGTAGCGGACAAGCGATAATTGATGCCGACCACAGCCGTGCAGCTACATGGGGCGGTGCTGCCGTTCAATCTGGCGACGATGGTTTAAATACTCACATTATTGCTCATAACCCTGGTGCCTTCGATGTAATTTTCACCCTTGCAATAGGCTCTCAGTTTAGAATATCAGATGCAAATGGTAAAGTCACCACTTATACTGTTAATGAAATCACCCAAGTTGATGATGAAGCGTATCGGCTAAGCGATGGCGCAGATTATTGGGATAAAATGATTGGTACTGGCGGCGGTGAAAGAGTTACCTTGCAAGCATGTATTAATGACATTCACAATCTCGTAGTATTTGCATCCAAATAA
- a CDS encoding ABC transporter ATP-binding protein: MTLTTENLGYWYEPDGPLFENVNLSFESGKLYGILGSSGSGKTTFLSLLTGLDTPKAGAILYKGQSLKEIGLQEYRRKDVSIVFQAYNLLPYMSALDNVLTAMAIAKTQQSDPKAYALANLAQVGITSDLAAKKVTQLSGGQQQRVAIVRALCCDHELIVADEPTGNLDETTSKEIVALFEKIAHEQNKCIILVTHEQEVAASCDAVYELKNKVFQLI; this comes from the coding sequence ATGACACTAACAACAGAAAATTTGGGCTATTGGTATGAACCAGATGGCCCTTTGTTTGAAAATGTAAATCTGAGTTTTGAGTCAGGAAAGCTCTATGGAATTTTAGGAAGTAGTGGTTCTGGAAAAACGACTTTTCTTTCGCTTTTGACAGGTCTTGATACACCAAAAGCAGGAGCTATTTTGTATAAAGGACAGTCTTTAAAAGAAATTGGCTTGCAGGAATATCGTCGCAAAGATGTCTCAATTGTTTTTCAGGCTTATAATTTATTGCCCTATATGTCAGCTTTGGATAATGTTTTGACAGCTATGGCAATTGCAAAAACACAACAAAGTGATCCCAAGGCCTATGCCTTAGCCAATTTGGCGCAAGTCGGGATTACTAGTGATTTGGCGGCTAAAAAAGTAACCCAGCTTTCAGGGGGGCAACAACAGCGTGTTGCGATTGTTCGCGCGCTATGTTGTGACCATGAACTGATCGTTGCCGATGAGCCCACTGGCAATTTAGATGAAACAACGTCAAAAGAAATCGTCGCATTGTTTGAAAAAATTGCCCATGAACAAAATAAATGTATTATTTTAGTCACACATGAGCAGGAAGTAGCCGCTAGTTGTGATGCCGTTTACGAGTTGAAAAATAAAGTATTTCAGCTTATTTAA
- a CDS encoding UDP-N-acetylmuramoyl-tripeptide--D-alanyl-D-alanine ligase, translating into MNLTVKEIAALFGQNEFQEETLISNIEFDSRKITTGGLFVPLAGERDGHDFVNLAKENGAIATFWSQELNKAPKDMIVILVADVLAAFQTLAQYYLQKVKPKVAAITGSNGKTTTKDMTAAVMATQFKTYKTQGNYNNNIGMPYTILHMPTDCEVLVLEMGMDHAGELTELSLLAQPDAAAITIIGEAHIENLGSRAGIAKAKMEITAGLKRDGLLVVPADEELLTPLVSDLTQKVVTFGLSAGDLTATITKEDKTKTTFMVADKEYSIPVIGGYNVKNALIAYALGEYFGVSQQNIKQGLAEFQLTKNRTEWLAAKNGAQILSDVYNANPTAMGLVLDTVANLNTAGRKLAVLADMLELGPDSPTMHARMANHIDDRFNVIFLYGSEMKALFNALTKKDSQLMVYHFDKENKAQLIKLVQAELQPTDTIVLKGSNGMGLTEVVSALM; encoded by the coding sequence ATGAATTTAACAGTTAAAGAAATTGCTGCTTTGTTTGGGCAAAATGAATTTCAGGAAGAAACACTTATTTCTAATATTGAATTTGATAGCCGTAAAATCACAACTGGTGGTTTATTTGTTCCCTTAGCAGGTGAGCGTGATGGGCATGACTTTGTCAATTTAGCCAAAGAAAACGGTGCGATTGCGACATTTTGGAGTCAGGAGCTCAATAAAGCACCAAAAGATATGATCGTTATTTTAGTTGCAGATGTTTTAGCTGCTTTTCAAACGTTAGCACAATATTATTTACAAAAAGTTAAGCCTAAAGTTGCGGCGATTACAGGAAGTAATGGTAAAACAACGACAAAAGATATGACAGCTGCGGTAATGGCGACCCAGTTTAAAACATACAAGACACAAGGAAACTATAACAATAATATCGGCATGCCTTATACTATTTTGCATATGCCAACAGACTGCGAAGTTTTAGTTTTAGAAATGGGAATGGATCATGCCGGTGAACTGACAGAATTGTCTTTGCTGGCACAGCCAGATGCAGCCGCAATTACCATTATCGGCGAAGCACACATTGAAAATCTTGGCTCGCGAGCTGGGATTGCTAAAGCAAAAATGGAAATTACAGCGGGGCTAAAAAGAGACGGCTTATTGGTTGTCCCAGCAGATGAAGAGCTATTAACACCATTAGTTTCTGATCTAACGCAAAAAGTTGTAACGTTTGGCTTAAGTGCCGGTGATTTAACCGCTACAATTACCAAAGAAGATAAAACAAAAACGACTTTTATGGTTGCCGATAAAGAATATAGTATTCCAGTGATTGGTGGCTATAATGTCAAAAATGCATTAATTGCCTATGCGTTGGGAGAGTATTTTGGTGTCTCACAACAAAATATCAAACAAGGCTTAGCAGAATTCCAATTAACAAAAAATCGGACAGAATGGCTAGCTGCAAAAAACGGTGCACAGATTTTAAGTGATGTATACAATGCCAACCCAACTGCGATGGGCTTGGTACTGGACACAGTGGCCAACCTAAATACAGCGGGACGAAAATTAGCAGTTTTAGCCGATATGTTAGAATTAGGCCCGGATTCACCAACCATGCATGCGCGTATGGCAAATCATATCGATGATCGCTTTAATGTCATTTTTCTGTATGGTAGTGAGATGAAAGCTTTATTTAACGCTTTAACTAAAAAAGATAGCCAACTAATGGTTTATCATTTTGATAAAGAAAATAAAGCCCAACTAATAAAATTGGTTCAAGCTGAACTACAACCGACAGATACGATTGTTTTAAAAGGGAGTAACGGAATGGGATTAACAGAAGTTGTATCAGCTTTAATGTAA
- a CDS encoding YaiI/YqxD family protein, protein MRFVVDGDGSPVKKEVIGLAEKYRVPVLIVTSVDHYTTETYPNFVRFIYVDKGADSADYRIVKEINADDWVITQDFGLASLVLPKGARVFHHSGKEYLAATIDQLLEQRYLGAKLRKAGQKTKGPKAFTKEDRQEFVVKMESLLQETL, encoded by the coding sequence ATGCGTTTTGTAGTGGATGGCGACGGTTCGCCAGTAAAAAAAGAAGTAATTGGACTGGCGGAAAAATATCGGGTGCCAGTACTCATTGTGACCAGTGTTGATCACTATACAACTGAAACGTATCCAAATTTTGTCCGGTTCATTTATGTGGACAAAGGAGCTGACAGTGCAGATTATCGGATTGTCAAAGAAATAAACGCAGATGACTGGGTGATTACGCAAGACTTTGGCTTAGCTTCTCTAGTCTTACCAAAAGGTGCCCGCGTGTTTCATCATAGCGGAAAAGAATATTTAGCTGCGACAATTGATCAATTGTTAGAACAACGCTATCTAGGGGCTAAATTAAGAAAAGCTGGTCAAAAGACAAAAGGACCAAAAGCTTTCACGAAAGAAGATCGCCAAGAATTTGTCGTAAAGATGGAAAGTTTATTGCAAGAAACGTTATAA
- a CDS encoding D-alanine--D-alanine ligase, whose product MKIVLLYGGRSAEHDVSILSAYSVLNAIYYDYYQVQLVFITKDGKWVKGPLLTEKPKNESVLNLTWDTKDATGEIISPSTIKEDDAVVFPLLHGPNGEDGTIQGFLETIDMPYIGAGVLTSACGMDKIMTKYILQAAGIPQVPYVPVLKNLWKENPKQIFEQCEGTLLYPMFVKPANMGSSVGISKAENREELQNALQEAYKYDTRAIVEQGIEAREIEVAILGNEDVRTTLAGEIVKDVAFYDYNSKYIDNQIVMQIPAEVTEDVQEKAQEFAKKAYIMLGGSGLSRCDFFLTNKNELFLNELNTMPGFTQYSMYPSLWEKMGLKYGDLIEELIQLALKRYKQRQSFLTDVK is encoded by the coding sequence TTGAAAATCGTATTATTATATGGCGGTCGCAGTGCCGAGCACGATGTCTCAATTCTTTCAGCTTATTCAGTGCTGAATGCTATCTACTACGACTACTATCAAGTCCAACTAGTTTTCATCACAAAAGATGGCAAGTGGGTCAAAGGACCGTTGCTGACGGAAAAGCCAAAAAATGAATCAGTTCTTAATTTAACTTGGGATACAAAAGATGCAACAGGTGAAATTATTTCACCAAGTACCATCAAAGAAGATGATGCAGTTGTCTTTCCATTATTACATGGGCCAAATGGCGAAGATGGAACAATTCAAGGTTTCTTAGAAACGATTGATATGCCTTATATTGGGGCTGGGGTTTTAACTAGTGCTTGTGGCATGGACAAAATCATGACGAAATATATTTTGCAGGCTGCAGGTATTCCGCAAGTTCCTTATGTTCCTGTTTTGAAAAACTTATGGAAAGAAAATCCAAAGCAAATTTTTGAACAATGTGAAGGCACCTTGTTATATCCAATGTTTGTTAAACCAGCGAATATGGGTTCATCTGTAGGGATTTCAAAAGCTGAAAACAGAGAAGAATTGCAAAATGCTTTGCAAGAAGCCTATAAATACGATACCCGCGCAATTGTAGAACAAGGGATTGAAGCACGAGAAATTGAAGTCGCAATTTTAGGCAATGAAGATGTGCGGACAACTTTAGCCGGAGAAATTGTAAAAGATGTGGCTTTTTACGATTACAATTCTAAATATATCGACAATCAAATCGTAATGCAAATTCCAGCAGAAGTGACAGAAGATGTGCAAGAAAAAGCGCAAGAGTTCGCCAAAAAAGCCTATATTATGTTAGGTGGTAGCGGATTGTCTCGCTGTGACTTCTTCTTAACCAATAAAAATGAACTATTCTTAAATGAACTAAACACGATGCCAGGTTTTACCCAATATAGTATGTATCCATCATTATGGGAAAAAATGGGCTTAAAATATGGTGATTTGATCGAAGAGTTGATTCAACTAGCATTAAAACGCTATAAACAACGGCAAAGCTTTTTAACCGACGTGAAATAA
- a CDS encoding ABC1 kinase family protein encodes MSQEVSKKKRLQMIVKIFTKYKVIQNFSQQKNPDAVRTAFEELGPTFIKIGQMLSVRTDLLSPAYIKAFKSLQDNVKSDDFSEVKALLESEWELAISDIFTEFEEQAFASASIGQAHRATLKSGQKVVVKVQHPGIISAINVDLALFEKAIPLFAKIPETKVIDLRSVLREVKTSLDNETDFLKESKNAARFYKNNNDWHEVKVPQVFPEYCTKKVIVLEFMSGKSLRYLLEAPKNEIAYENVSNQALKKKIGLLLVESFMKQVFEDGFFHADPHPGNLFLQLLNPNIENLATERVGRFGPFGSEATWKTKTQLPPYRVVYLDFGMMGNLDDNLRGKLTDTVIALYTQDTAAVAQAVLRLCRQEGPFDEYRFHDELEQFLVEYYHLSLKEIDLQQVLSQVIGICNANNLQMDQAVTMLIKAFGTLEGVVEELDPELSMMEVLQNFAQKYFFKQFDLKEEAKRQGLNLFKNLRSLPKLPEKISNALDTVSNGKSRVNLEINDQKQILDRLEAMVNRIVVALVLAAVILSSSLLVVSSPDAQPKFVDNLGLFGYIAAFVTILLLSLSYLYRRFKK; translated from the coding sequence ATGAGTCAAGAAGTGTCTAAGAAAAAAAGACTCCAGATGATTGTCAAAATTTTCACCAAATATAAAGTTATTCAAAATTTCAGCCAACAAAAAAATCCAGACGCTGTTAGAACTGCGTTTGAAGAATTAGGGCCAACTTTTATCAAAATCGGACAAATGCTATCGGTGCGGACCGATTTACTTTCACCTGCCTATATCAAAGCCTTTAAGAGCTTGCAAGACAACGTCAAAAGCGATGACTTCAGCGAAGTAAAAGCACTGTTGGAGTCTGAATGGGAACTTGCTATCTCTGATATTTTCACTGAATTTGAAGAGCAAGCTTTTGCTTCTGCTTCAATCGGGCAAGCCCATCGCGCAACTTTAAAAAGCGGTCAAAAAGTTGTCGTTAAAGTCCAGCACCCCGGTATTATTTCAGCCATCAATGTTGATTTAGCCTTATTTGAAAAGGCTATCCCTTTATTTGCCAAAATTCCTGAAACAAAAGTCATTGATTTACGCAGTGTTTTACGCGAAGTCAAAACTTCCCTTGATAATGAAACGGACTTTTTAAAAGAAAGTAAAAATGCTGCGCGTTTTTATAAAAACAACAACGATTGGCATGAAGTAAAAGTCCCACAAGTTTTTCCTGAGTACTGCACGAAAAAAGTCATCGTTTTAGAATTTATGTCCGGCAAAAGTCTGCGTTACTTGCTAGAAGCACCAAAAAATGAGATAGCCTACGAAAATGTTAGCAACCAAGCGTTAAAGAAAAAGATTGGCTTACTTTTAGTTGAATCCTTCATGAAGCAAGTTTTTGAAGATGGCTTTTTTCACGCCGACCCACATCCAGGAAATCTTTTTTTACAGCTGCTAAACCCCAATATTGAAAATTTAGCAACGGAAAGAGTCGGGCGGTTTGGACCTTTTGGATCTGAAGCAACTTGGAAAACAAAAACCCAACTTCCTCCATACCGAGTTGTCTATTTGGATTTTGGTATGATGGGCAATTTAGATGATAACTTGCGAGGTAAATTAACGGATACAGTGATTGCCCTTTACACCCAAGATACTGCTGCGGTGGCACAAGCTGTTTTGCGCTTGTGTCGTCAAGAAGGCCCTTTTGATGAGTATCGTTTTCACGATGAGCTCGAACAATTTTTAGTGGAATACTATCATCTTTCTTTAAAAGAAATCGATTTACAACAAGTGCTCAGTCAGGTAATCGGCATTTGTAACGCTAATAATTTACAAATGGACCAAGCTGTCACTATGCTAATAAAAGCCTTTGGCACCTTAGAAGGCGTGGTGGAAGAATTAGATCCTGAACTTTCGATGATGGAAGTTTTGCAAAATTTCGCGCAAAAATATTTTTTCAAACAATTTGATTTAAAAGAAGAAGCCAAAAGACAAGGCCTAAACCTCTTTAAAAATTTACGAAGTTTACCCAAACTACCTGAAAAAATTAGTAATGCGCTGGATACTGTCAGCAACGGTAAGAGTCGTGTCAACTTAGAAATTAACGACCAAAAACAAATTTTAGACCGCCTTGAAGCCATGGTCAATCGCATTGTAGTCGCTCTAGTTTTAGCAGCAGTTATTCTGAGTTCTTCACTGTTAGTCGTTTCAAGTCCTGACGCTCAGCCAAAATTTGTCGACAATTTAGGCTTATTCGGTTATATTGCGGCCTTTGTCACGATTTTATTATTGTCACTTAGCTATCTTTATCGCCGCTTTAAAAAATGA